A window of the Rhea pennata isolate bPtePen1 chromosome 19, bPtePen1.pri, whole genome shotgun sequence genome harbors these coding sequences:
- the CHAD gene encoding chondroadherin yields MNRSGFFLSILSLLACLASILQACPPSCHCHGGDLQHVICDNAGLRKIPKVPEQTRLLNLQKNNFPVLPTNGFREMKKLVSLHLQSSRIKEISTGAFRGLKSLVYLYLTDNQISVIKPGAFDDLSELTYLYLDQNKIPDLSKGLLSPLVNLFILHLGSNKIRELKPGVFNGAKDLRWLFLSDNSLTNLLPGALEDVENLAVLHLDKNQLSSYPVNAMSKLRVLEELKLSHNPIEVIPDNAFQSFGRYLQTLSLDNMKLQKFADNAFAGVTTLKTAHLENNRLSQLPRNFPFDKMETLTLSKNAWHCNCQLAHLRKWLKGNRTRAEETCSTPAQYRGQSIRDTPALRTCKLPTKRSKKGSRH; encoded by the exons ATGAATCGGTCAGGTTTCTTCCTCAGTATCCTCAGCCTACTGGCATGCCTTGCCTCTATCCTACAGGCATGTCCCCCAAGCTGCCACTGTCACGGTGGAGACCTGCAGCATGTCATCTGCGACAATGCTGGGCTGCGGAAGATCCCCAAGGTGCCTGAGCAAACACGGCTTCTCAATCTGCAGAAGAACAACTTCCCCGTCCTGCCAACCAATGGCTTCCGTGAGATGAAAAAGCTGGTGTCCCTTCACCTCCAGAGCTCACGCATCAAGGAGATCTCAACTGGAGCCTTCCGGGGTCTCAAGAGTCTGGTCTACCTCTATCTCACTGACAACCAGATCAGTGTCATAAAGCCAGGAGCCTTTGATGACCTGTCTGAGCTCACCTACCTGTACCTGGACCAGAACAAGATCCCAGACTTGTCCAAAGGGCTCCTCTCCCCTCTGGTCAACCTTTTTATCCTGCACTTAGGCAGCAATAAAATTCGGGAGCTGAAACCAGGAGTCTTCAATGGTGCTAAAGACCTGCGCTGGCTCTTCCTTTCTGACAACTCCCTCACCAACCTCCTTCCTGGGGCACTAGAAGATGTAGAAAACCTCGCTGTCCTCCACCTGGACAAGAACCAGCTGAGCAGCTATCCTGTGAACGCAATGAGTAAGCTGAGAGTGCTGGAGGAACTGAAGCTTTCTCATAACCCAATTGAGGTCATCCCTGACAATGCCTTCCAGTCCTTTGGGCGTTACCTCCAGACACTCAGCCTGGACAACATGAAACTGCAAAAG TTTGCAGATAACGCATTTGCTGGTGTGACTACACTGAAAACCGCTCACCTTGAGAACAACCGGCTTAGCCAGCTGCCCCGCAACTTCCCCTTCGACAAAATGGAGACTCTGACGCTCTCCAAAAATGCCTGGCACTGCAACTGCCAGCTAGCACATCTGCGCAA GTGGCTGAAAGGCAACCGCACCCGTGCTGAGGAGACCTGCTCCACACCAGCGCAGTACCGGGGGCAGTCGATCAGAGACACCCCTGCACTCCGCACCTGCAAGCTCCCCACCAAGAGGTCCAAGAAGGGAAGCCGCCATTAA